Part of the Pseudorasbora parva isolate DD20220531a chromosome 13, ASM2467924v1, whole genome shotgun sequence genome is shown below.
TATGGAGAAAGTCAAATGTGATCTagaactagcctagaaatctagacgcaccctagcggcagtgaatctaatctgccgcgagtatcatctagcaactctcaatacccttctgagctgtaaaaaccaaactatggtcaggccaatcacatcctgtattgagtcggtgggcggggcttaacaaagtgacagcagagttgcgcttgcgtgctactagtaaacacagaaactggagaacggcggtctttcgaatcagctttgacctcgactctggaagacttggagttaagcttttctctgagaaaagaacaaagaacggcactgaagtcattcttaagaagggaagatgtgtttggagatGTGTTTAGAGCGAATGTTAAATCAATCACCGAGCTCTGCAtcacattgctctggttggtgtagctctatcctatcgcgtgcagatggagtatgaaagacaaccgtttatcccgcccctcagattgagccctgtcaatggagagtttccagaccaaacatcttgatgtgggtctggcttgtcaggctaatctAGAACTGCTACATTAACTAAAAAGGCTGATATAAAGAGGGGAAAACATCATCCTGCACCaaattaaattagaaagttTTTAAACTATTCATTACCACCTTTACTAGAATTTATCAAATTCTATTTTATGTATTGTGGTAAATTTCACAAGTTCCCACAATAATCAATATTTGGCGTGCTATCCGAGGAGAGTgctccgagctcggtatttAGCATGTCATCTGAACTTGTTTAGGGTTTGTGCATAGATCGTCTTCATAGATCAGGTTCAGGTTCTAGGTTCTTCTGTCATTCTTTCTGTTGTGGTCGTCAGCAAACAGTGTTGCATTTTCGTGCACATCTCTTCTAGATTGGAGTGTGGATTGCCTGTGACAAACTGTATTCATCGTCTACCTGTATGCACTAAACCATTCCATTAAAGCCATAACGTGATAGTTTGGGACAAATACATGTACTGTTATACcccttatatttttttattctccTATTTCAGTTGATCATGAAGCTTACGAGTTTACTGCGTGCTCTGATACAAAAGAAGAGGTTTTCATTGGATATGATGAAGAGGAGTTGTGGCATGCCGACTTCACACTGAAGAGAGGGGTAGACACATCTCCTGATGTTATAGACCCTATAACATTTCCCGGATTTTATGAACTGGCTGTTGACGGAATAAAAGGATGCAAACGTGACTTACCAGTATTCCTTGATTATTTTAGGAGTATACCACTAGAGGAGGGTAAGGCTTGTCAATGTCTATAAACATTTACAGATAGAGGTCAACATTCACGTCAGAAATGTCAAAACAAATAATCTGTTTatgtaatctgtttgaaaagagAGAGATGTCAGTCGTTCATGACCTGCCTCATTAGTGTTAATGTGGCTCCCATTCCTTTAAAGGCAAATACTGACGCAATGCATGAGAGTATTTCATTGCCAAAACATCAACTtgaaaaaacaatacatttatttgtgcaTGCTTTACATTGTTTCGAGACATGGTGAGGAATAAtcatggatatatatatatatatatatatatatatatatatatatatatatatatatatatatatatatatatatatatatatatatatatatatatatatatatatatatatatatatatatactgtgtatTATTTCTgattcttctttaaaaaaaaaaaaagaaaaagaaagctgTGAAAATTGTAAAGGTGGAGCAGTGCTCACAACAGCAGTATAAACAAAATGATGGCCGATAGAGGATCGTGTTTGAAAAGACAAGCAGCATGATGATAGGCTAACAGTGAAGGTGTGCTGGCATGACATGGGCATTATGAGTGAGCATGATGAGTGGAGTGAAGCAGAAAAAAGCACCAACGATTGAGCCTATTTTGGGTTGATTTGGAGCATGTGGCGAGGGGGCTGGTAACATCATCGCCTACAATTCAATATCTAAAATTTTTAAACCCAAAGCATCACAAACAAAACTTTTGCCAGCACAAATgaagcacaaaaaaaacaagactATTCAGGGTGAATTCGGAGCATGTGGGGGGACGGACGGACTTCCTCACCTATAATtcaatgtttaatattttaaatgcacaaacaaacaagacTATTTGGGGTACATTTGGAGCATGTGGGGGATTTGAGTGACCACAGAAACATACATGTACTTTTCATATCTAAAATGTAGAAAAAACGAAGCAGTACAAactacattttttacagtacaaacaaacacaaacgaTTGTGCTGCATTTTGCATTGGGGGTGGGGGCAACTTCACGCAGGTCAAAAACATGGCATGTTTCTTGTAAAAATCATTCATTTCTTTAGGATGTTGGAACCAGTTGTGCTCTTTaatattttgaacttttttttccatCATCAAATCAGCAAATTAGAACGCTTTCTGAAGAATCATTAGACTGAAGACTGGTGTAATGATGCTGCAAGTTCTGCTTTGCctaaatagtaaaaaaatagtaaaacaatgtttttttttaaatcgcaatattgctgtttctactgtattttatcaaataaatgcagccttggtgagcataagagacaaaAACATTCTAACAACTTGATTAAAacacttttgaatggtaatgtATATAACATGTACCCAGTGTCATAAAGTTTTGCCTCAAAGGTTTATACAACATCTGTCAATGTATATTTGTATatgaattaacaaaaaaaaacaaaagtaaataaAGTTATTTGTGTTTCTAGATGCACCACAGACTTTTGTCTATCCAAAGGATGTTGTACAGCTCGGTGTTCAGAACACCCTCATCTGTCATGTGACCGGCTTCTTTCCTCCATCTCTCAGCATCTCATGGACGAAGAATAATATGAATGTGACCGAGGGCATGAGTTTAAGCCAGTACCGTCCAAGGACAGATGCTACCTTCAACATCTTTTCCACTCTTATGTTTACACCTGTTGAAGGAGACATTTACAGCTGCACGGTGAACCACAGAGCCCTCCAGGGTCAACAGCAGACCAAAACATGGGGTGAGTGATTTTCAGATAGAATCAATGGACATCAGATTTCAAGTCAATTTTTAGTCCAAATctttttattcacaaaaaaatcttattttattttgtatgcatttatttttcagATGTTGATGCTGTCCTCCCAAGTGTGGGTCCAGCAGTGTTCTGTGGAGTGGGTCTGACTCTTGGACTGTTGGGAGTCGCTGTTGGAACTTTCTTCCTCATTAAAGGATACAACTGCAACTAACTATGGAGCTATGGAGCTATGGAAGTAAACgttgaaaatatatattaattggGTTGTAAAACAAAGCTAAAATGTGTGTCATCCTAGGGGTTTAACATCAGCATCCTGGCCCAACTTGTCCATTGGCCTCTGTCGATCAtagcctcctaatcatccccctgtCCTGACTGGCTTCATCACTCTCGTGTCTGAAtcgtctcctctccaccagtCAGCTGGTGTGTGATGGGTGATCTGGTGCATTATGGCTGCAGTCACATCATTCAGGTTGAGGAAATTCCCTCCATCTCTGTGAAGCGATTTGAGTACCCAGACAAGCTTtacataaatgtaacaaattattgttCTACATGACAGATAATACTGTTGATGTTAAAGGTATATGCATATATCTGGATCGAATCTGTAGCATTTTATTGTTCCTCAAATATCAAAGTATGATCAACTATGCTTGCAATTTTCTATGCATCACTTGCTTATATTAACCTTCTTGGCCCTGGAGGTGTTTTGACATACCATGACAATTGCGCTTTTTTCTGTTACTTAACATTTTCATAGTTAAAGTCATATTACACTGTATTCAACACAAACTATGCAACAATTTTATGTTAGCAGCATGGATGTAAAAGTTTGTAGGtgtgaaaaaaaatcttttgaattttgaattttttgaattttgaattctttttatttgtcacatGCACAGTTATATACAGAATATACAACcagcagtgaaatgtaaaaacaggtccgctccatggacagtgCAATTATggacaaacacaattatttttattttttttacaatgtatgtttataaaaggaattataaataatatagatatgagggaaaaaaagaaaaagataccCTTATAAAGAGagatttaaaataagttttaaaaaaagtaaaaaagtaaaaaataaattaaaaaaaacatgtgcaaGAGAGAATGTGCAAACAGGTTTTACAGCAGCTTACTACATAGCAGCAACGAGAAAACAGAAAGTCTAGAGAGCCTAATGACAAGAATATTGAATATTCCTATTGATTATTAAGTTAAGTTGAGTCTAGACTGAGTCTGATGGCCTGggggaagaaactcctccttAGTCTCTCAGTTTTGTCCACCAGGCCATGTAAGCGCTTACCAGATGGCAGCAGGATGGGTATCAAAAGACGGGTGATTGTAGTCCTTGATGATTTTAGCAGCTCTGCTTTTGCAGCGTTTGAGGTGTCCTGCTGAGATGGGAAAGCAGACCCTGAGATGTGCTCTTCTAAACGCACCACTCTCTGCAGGGCTTTGCAGTCTTGGCTCGACCAGTTCCCATACCACACTGAGTCAGTAAACTCTCTATGGCCACTGATAGTTTTCAGGACTTTTGGTGAAACCCTGAATTTCTTTAGCTGCTGCAGATGGTACAGTCTTTGCCTTGGTATTCTTCACCTGTGTTTGAATGTGTGAAGTCCAAGCCGGGTCCTCAGAGATGTTCACCCCAAGGTACCTGAAGTTGCTCACTCTCTCACAGGGGTCTTGTTGACCATGAGAAGGAAATAGGTTCGCTGATGTCTCTTCCTCTTCCAGAATCAGCTCTTTTGTCTTGGTTACATTCAGAAAGAGACAGTCGCTCGACCTCATCCAAGTATGTTGTCTCGTTGTTGGAAATGAGGCCCCGAACCACAGTATCATCAGCAAATCTGATAATAGATTGACATACACTCATTGCTTATATGAGCAATGAGTGTGGCCTGAATTCTTCACTCTGCAACTGGATTGAAGACTTTCTCACTGGTAGACCTCATGTGGTGAAAGTTGACCAGttcacctccacacacacacacacacacacacacacacacactgaatggTGTGTGAACTCACAGTTCACAGTGAGGGAAGGGTGCAGAACAGTAGAGCTCAGTTGACCTATTGAAACAATAGACAACCTGAAGTGGATCCTATAAGTGTAGAGAAAGTAGAGCAGGGAGCTCAGGACCCAGCCCTGTGGAGCTTTGACCCTCAGGGTGATAGAGTTGGAGGTGAACTGGTCAACTTTCACCACCTGAGGTCTACCAGTGAGGAATTCTTCAATCCAGTTGCAGAGTGAAGAATTCAGGCCAAGATCCAGGAGTTTGGAGGTTAGGAACTGTTGTATTGAAAGCAGAGCTTTAATCAATGAATAGCAGCCTTACGTAGATTCCATTTTTGCTGTCAATGTGCGTGAGGGAAGAGTGCAGGACAGTAGACCTCAGCAGACCTAATGGAACAATAGGCAACCTGAAGAGGGTCCAAAGAATCAGGAATGGAGGAGCAAATATTGTTCTTAGGTCTCTCAAAGACCATGGCTCACATATGTGAGAGCAACTGGACAATAGTAATTTAGGGAAGATGGTTTATTGTTCTTTGGCACAGCGATGATGGTAGATTTTTTGAAGAAGGTGGGGATATATTCATAGGATATTACTTGTGTGTTCTGAAGACACATGCAATTAATTTGTAAAGTACTACTATAAATACTTATAACACGAATAAAGTATACTATCTGAGTATACCCATATAACAAAAACAGTAAGTCAAGTccccatttatatagtgctttttacaacACATATTGCTTCAAAGCGGCTTTACAGTTACTTCAAGTTAcctcaagcgtgaaatcaaccctcgcatgcacacgcagataactgctggtcggatgcgatatattgttatttttcttacaaacacttaTCATTTAACTTCAGAACACATTGATTCCTCCATTGGGATCGTATGAATTACTGTAGTTAATGCTGTATGTGCTGTTTGATGCCTtaactcttagaaacccaaatgagttttaattagcagagattatttatttttctgtgttcatctgaggaaataaagtTGTAAACATTTCGGATggcatgagggtaaaagacgagtaaacggtgAGGACATTTGTGGGCGCACTGTATTTTCGgtgtaacagttacagaatactagctagagacatgtgggatccttcttaagattcatctgtggaaggaagaaaaagaagaggaacatgAGGAGGACgaagccaagcaagagaaatgaatctgtttaaaaaaaaaaaaaaaaaggttttattttttatttttcattttttaaataaaggtttccgAGTGATATgagattgtatttgtgtttttattgtacttaccctgtaactacatgaaacaaaagggaaacaagagccactttaatttacagacCCCACATTCATACTTACCACGTAACTACAAaagataattaccccttaattacaaaaatacttacaatataattaccccttaattaaaaaaagacttacagtataaataatttgttcattttcctgatagttacgcCTTTATTTCCCACAACATTACAATATAATTACCGtaatttgggggggggggggggcaattggattgggaaagcgctggtTTCGTGTGGATGTGGCCTAAGACAAATTAACATGTGACAGAATCAAAACACAACTGAAAGaccaaacacacagacagacatgtgACAGATTCAGTGTGTGAAAATGTCCCAGCTAAAACACTTGAGTTGTTTTCTCATTTTGACACTGTCAGTGTTCACTGGAGCAGAAAATGGTAAGTGAAATTAGaggaatttaatttttttttaaatgtgacttAGTTTGATAGTTAGATGGAACAGAGTAGTGAAACTGCCTGTTTAttacaagttttttttcttgttgaCAAAACTGATTGTTCTACCACTGTATTCTGTTTCAGCTAATGGATATTACATGAGATGGAGCCGATGCATCTACAGCTCCCCTGATCTCAGTGACATGGTGTATATTGACaacttttatataaataaatttctGTTCACACAGTTCAACAGCACCGAGGGGAGGTTTGTGGGGTTTAGCAAGAATGGAATGAGCCTTGCAGAGAACTGGAACAAAGACATTTTTCTGATAACAGAGAGAGCCGGTGTTGATCTATACTGCAGATATTATATTAAAAGCAAGGACACACCTCCCCATGAGAAAGCGGGTAAGTGGTTTAAAAACTATATAAACTAGATATTTATAGTCACtcgtggattttttttttacatttatgtgtTTTTACAGGAATATAGGTTACTAAACACACTAACCACAAATTGCTAGTAgatttcacaaataattataaAGAAATGGCAAGAAAAGCATAGAATTATACGTgacatttcttttaatttttataattattatgtaatgaataacaacaaaaaaaataacctCTGGCATTTTGAAATTTAagacttaaagctacactgtgtaacttttgtagtttattcttagccaaaaacttagttctttcaaaaatatatgtgctcattaatgtatatttacttctttcaagtaataaagtattctcgtaagttatgagtaagttatataatatgccattgaaaatacatacgggtgagggatATGAacgctggtcgccatgttgcccctccatcttgaaagtacattagccaaagagggacatacccgtaaattcaagctccgcctttcacgttttatcactcgatggcaccgtgccgaatgtgaagaggggattgccatgttaatcttggactaattCCGCCACCATTAAAactaaatcagaattgagaggaacagaaactattagtcattggatggtcatataccttttcaccactagatgggggaaaatatcacacagtgtagctttaaattagaaatttttcaaataaaaataaaaacatttcttcAGATTAATTGGTTTCTTTAAATGGCACTCCCTGAGTCTGAGAGGACCAAAATTGCGATCGGAGCCTCTGGTCTGGTGCTGGGAATCATCATAGCAGCTGCTGGATTTATTTACTACAAGAAGAAATCAACAGGTCAGTGGAGGTGAGAATCATTtaggggtgcgtttcccaaaaccatAGTTGCTAACTAAGTTAGCAACTTTGTTGGTTGCAATGCAATTTCTCATTGCCAACCAACTTAGTTGCTAACAGGTTAAGTTatggttttgggaaacgcaccccagaACAATATGAATCTAGGTACATGCATGTAACTtgtcaatatttatatatatatattttttatttctttgacAGGGAGAATTTACTTGTCAAACTGATTAATAATTATGCATATTTCTGTCCCTCTTTCTGACTGCAAGTGGACTgcttcattttttaattttatttaaaaaaaaaagatcttagTGTTGATTATGTAAATGTATGAaatacaataaattaaatacatcAATTTTTTGTACATAATATTAGAAACAATGGGTTTGTTTAAACCCTTTAGATATGTATTTTTtgcaatgctgaataaattatgcaactAGCATGATGAGCATATTTTActcttctttctttattttatgaaaACTGATTAGAAGGGAATGTATAAACTTGTGACAACCTTTTATTTTGGAAACTGTCCTCTGAGGCTGAATTTAAACTGTTAAGacaaacattttcttaatttgcATGTATATGTACATTTCCACTAT
Proteins encoded:
- the LOC137038607 gene encoding RLA class II histocompatibility antigen, DP alpha-1 chain-like; its protein translation is MISVKMELHITILSLTIVLSTTAEFDHEAYEFTACSDTKEEVFIGYDEEELWHADFTLKRGVDTSPDVIDPITFPGFYELAVDGIKGCKRDLPVFLDYFRSIPLEEDAPQTFVYPKDVVQLGVQNTLICHVTGFFPPSLSISWTKNNMNVTEGMSLSQYRPRTDATFNIFSTLMFTPVEGDIYSCTVNHRALQGQQQTKTWDVDAVLPSVGPAVFCGVGLTLGLLGVAVGTFFLIKGYNCN